A stretch of Coccidioides posadasii str. Silveira chromosome 2, complete sequence DNA encodes these proteins:
- a CDS encoding uncharacterized protein (EggNog:ENOG410PJPK~COG:S~TransMembrane:7 (o16-39i51-71o83-104i125-148o160-181i202-220o240-258i)~BUSCO:11777at33183) codes for MTNRCDAVDFNDDNVPWAYCPSFPAAILFAAIFCLLTIAHTAQLFLSRKKFCWVIVMAAIWETIGFSLRAYSTQNLRSIGPVVPSQLLIILSPLWLNAFVYMVLGRMIYFFLPEKRCFGISAKKLTMLFVILDITAFLVQGTGGSMLSGDDPKTVNLGKYIYMGGIGFQEFFILIFFALAVRFHYKMNYVETIHPPAYRWRPLLYTVYAGLVLITIRVIYRLCEYSQGVDTPLSKSETAFYVLDAATMAVAIFLFSIFHPGRFLVGPDSEFPKKQKKSKANRNRDDTKSESRRSKRWVRRRTEKNDVELSTEAEQFAAQELGQHELLERPSPGSAPGQNWGYR; via the exons ATGACCAACAGGTGCGATGCTGTTGACTTTAACGATGACAACGTGCCTTGGGCGTACTGCCCGTCGTTTCCAGCGGCGATCCTCTTCGCGGCAATTTTCTGTCTCCTGACCATTGCTCATACCGCTCAATTATTCCTTTCGCGAAAG AAGTTTTGCTGGGTTATTGTCATGGCGGCTATATGGGAGACCATTGGCTTTTCGCTGCGAGCATATTCAACCCAGAACCTACGGTCCATTGGGCCCGTTGTTCCGTCTCAGCTCCTGATTATCCTCTCGCCCTTATGGCTCAATGCCTTCGTTTACATGGTCCTCGGCCGCATGATATATTTTTTCCTGCCGGAGAAAAGGTGCTTTGGTATCTCGGCGAAGAAACTTACCATGCTATTTGTTATTCTTGATATCACCGCATTTTTAGTCCAGGGTACAGGCGGCAGTATGCTTTCGGGAGATGACCCAAAGACTGTAAATCTCGGGAAGTATATAT ATATGGGAGGTATCGGTTTCCAGGAATTCTTCATCCTGATTTTCTTTGCTCTTGCGGTTCGCTTTCACTATAAGATGAATTACGTTGAAACCATTCACCCACCAGCCTACCGATGGCGCCCGCTTCTCTATACCGTGTACGCCGGTCTCGTCTTAATCACCATCCGCGTCATTTACCGACTCTGTGAATACTCTCAGGGAGTGGACACTCCGCTCTCCAAAAGCGAAACAGCGTTCTACGTCCTCGACGCAGCAACCATGGCCGTCGCCATATTCCTCTTCAGCATCTTTCATCCAGGGCGATTCCTCGTCGGCCCGGACAGTGAATTTCcgaaaaagcagaaaaaatCGAAAGCAAACAGAAACAGGGACGATACGAAGTCGGAAAGCAGGAGGAGTAAGAGGTGGGTTCGACGGAGAACAGAAAAAAATGATGTGGAGTTGAGTACAGAAGCTGAGCAGTTCGCGGCGCAGGAGCTCGGGCAGCATGAGTTGTTAGAGAGACCATCGCCTGGGTCAGCACCGGGGCAAAACTGGGGCTACAGATAA
- the DEF1 gene encoding RNAPII degradation factor (EggNog:ENOG410PQNH~COG:L~BUSCO:4372at33183) codes for MSESHAPRGRGSARGGRGGHNFRGGRGGARVAKAANQDNVVSPSFEDEGEIGQLKKKYSSSLPMIKELFPDWTDEDLVFALEDADGDLETAIERISEGNVSQWGEVKKKHADRPRTKPKEAQPPATEAAAPSSRGGRARGGFDGRGRARGDRGRGGRGGRAAAHVNGARPDKPATQGPELPVTAPVPPDSWTVDGTAKEAADKATQDATKSTTEQPQKPSLIPEGTKKGWASLFAKPTPPAQKNPPPPAPTAPISENVPEPVPQEQPSVQQPPQPDGTQLEEPARITEPAAPEAQIPKTTAIEPSEEAAKPPQDQVQIEPQPTTAVDAGVSTIDDQQPQQQPPLQEHPLRPAVPYTPTAPYKTTPGRSHFQRRILDQQEAVVMPGNHAVDRAAVQFGSMGLNGSAEDADVDEQREEPETRPQPPQHSPIAPRASLPPSTRAPIPGETAAPAPRAAPGLPPVPPTTAADTSFNDFNRYGEAQKPYDPFGQQVEQPHPQSQEPFSNQATLPSQPTVTTGADYSAFYGADLTRNPYYYGGYGQPQEVGTQRTASGFGATGTEAQAQPPSTQAPGRYGHVEATNSGQNTPNPTLPSQAQPTQPTHMPQAQGHGAFNYGYPYYSNPHYPNTYIGQMGQQHQYGRNRPMYDDVRRYEEHYLPHSNQFGYGSQYAPYGKGGMYGQPQHAFSYEHSSSPANAGAFAQGVPARDSGYGRTGSAQPAEGQQSTGSNAFGGIPDVFGRTQFGQNQPVASQQPVSSEEPSKGFESSKTGGPSPSVSHANRPGSAANNVPNQPAASQTGLPPVPAQQGSQQAFGGYPHLNPQYGGLGGLGTHHQTGASQTHHQGGGYGSYGAGFGTNYYGNTGRGGGWGGNYGH; via the exons ATGTCGGAATCCCACGCTCCTCGTGGCAGAGGTTCAGCTCGTGGTGGTAGGGGCGGTCACAACTTCAGAGGCGGTCGGGGTGGTGCCAGAGTAGCAAAAGCAGCTAACCAGGACAATGTTGTATCACCATCATTTGAAGATGAAGGAGAAATCGGTCAGCTGAAGAAAAAGTACTCGAGCAGTTTGCCTATGATCAAGGAACTGTTTCCCGACTGGACAGATGAAGATTTGGTATTCGCCTTAGAGGATGCTGATGGAGATCTCGAAACAGCAATTGAGCGCATTTCTGAAG GTAATGTCTCCCAGTGGGGTGAGGTAAAGAAAAAACACGCCGATCGGCCCCGAACCAAGCCAAAAGAAGCGCAGCCTCCCGCAACCGAAGCAGCTGCACCCTCATCCCGCGGTGGCCGTGCTCGTGGAGGATTCGATGGTCGTGGACGTGCCCGTGGCGACCGTGGACGTGGAGGCCGTGGCGGCAGGGCTGCAGCCCACGTCAATGGAGCAAGGCCCGACAAACCTGCAACTCAGGGTCCTGAACTCCCCGTAACCGCACCAGTTCCACCAGACTCTTGGACCGTCGATGGAACTGCAAAGGAAGCTGCTGACAAGGCTACCCAAGATGCTACCAAATCCACAACGGAGCAACCACAAAAGCCCAGCTTGATCCCTGAAGGAACGAAAAAAGGATGGGCTAGCttgtttgcaaaacccaCCCCGCCTGCTCAGAAGAacccaccaccaccagctCCCACTGCTCCAATTTCAGAGAACGTTCCCGAACCTGTTCCACAGGAACAGCCAAGTGTGCAGCAGCCTCCCCAGCCTGATGGAACTCAATTAGAAGAGCCCGCCCGGATCACCGAGCCAGCTGCGCCCGAGGCCCAGATACCTAAAACCACGGCAATTGAGCCAAGCGAAGAAGCAGCTAAGCCTCCGCAAGACCAAGTTCAGATTGAACCACAACCAACAACTGCTGTTGATGCGGGTGTGAGCACCATTGATGACCAGCAACCCCAGCAGCAGCCCCCCTTACAGGAACATCCACTGCGCCCTGCCGTTCCATATACTCCTACAGCTCCTTACAAAACCACTCCTGGCCGCTCTCACTTCCAGCGTCGTATTTTGGATCAACAGGAGGCAGTCGTCATGCCTGGCAATCATGCTGTCGATCGTGCTGCTGTCCAGTTTGGCAGCATGGGATTAAATGGATCGGCTGAAGATGCTGACGTCGATGAACAAAGAGAAGAACCTGAAACACGCCCGCAACCTCCCCAGCATTCCCCCATCGCTCCTCGTGCCTCTCTTCCCCCCTCAACCCGCGCTCCAATTCCGGGTGAAACTGCTGCCCCTGCCCCTCGAGCTGCGCCCGGTCTTCCTCCAGTCCCTCCCACTACTGCCGCGGATACTTCTTTCAATGACTTCAACCGATACGGAGAGGCCCAAAAACCATACGACCCGTTCGGCCAACAAGTCGAACAGCCCCATCCTCAAAGCCAGGAACCCTTTTCCAATCAAGCCACGTTGCCATCCCAACCTACAGTTACTACCGGTGCCGACTATTCTGCGTTTTACGGTGCTGATCTAACTCGTAACCCTTACTACTATGGTGGTTACGGCCAACCGCAGGAAGTTGGTACCCAACGAACTGCCAGCGGTTTCGGCGCTACCGGAACTGAAGCCCAGGCTCAACCTCCATCTACCCAAGCTCCCGGCCGTTATGGCCACGTTGAGGCAACAAATAGTGGACAAAACACTCCAAACCCAACATTACCCAGTCAGGCCCAACCAACCCAGCCCACGCATATGCCTCAGGCCCAAGGCCACGGTGCTTTTAACTATGGCTATCCCTATTATTCCAATCCTCACTATCCAAACACATATATTGGTCAGATGGGCCAACAGCATCAATACGGAAGAAACCGCCCAATGTATGATGATGTCCGCCGGTATGAAGAGCACTACCTGCCTCACAGCAACCAGTTTGGTTACGGCAGCCAGTATGCTCCTTACGGCAAAGGTGGAATGTATGGTCAGCCCCAACATGCATTTTCATACGAGCATTCCTCGTCTCCTGCCAATGCCGGTGCTTTTGCCCAGGGTGTGCCTGCTCGTGACTCTGGTTATGGTCGGACGGGCTCTGCTCAACCCGCAGAAGGCCAGCAATCGACTGGCAGCAATGCTTTCGGCGGCATTCCCGACGTATTCGGACGCACACAATTTGGTCAGAACCAGCCAGTGGCCTCTCAACAGCCGGTGAGCAGCGAGGAGCCTTCAAAGGGTTTCGAATCGTCCAAGACTGGTGGGCCAAGCCCGTCAGTCTCTCATGCCAATAGACCGGGCTCAGCGGCAAACAACGTACCAAACCAGCCCGCTGCAAGCCAGACCGGGCTCCCACCCGTTCCAGCACAACAAGGCAGTCAGCAGGCGTTCGGAGGCTACCCCCATCTGAACCCTCAGTACGGAGGACTTGGTGGCCTAGGAACGCACCATCAGACCGGAGCCTCTCAGACACATCACCAAGGCGGTGGATATGGAAGCTACGGCGCAGGTTTTGGCACCAACTACTACGGCAACACAGGTCGGGGCGGTGGATGGGGTGGTAATTATGGTCATTAA
- a CDS encoding uncharacterized protein (EggNog:ENOG410PT4E~COG:S~BUSCO:8126at33183) has translation MKITAPQSFKLFSKIHPPLPRTQRESQQLLAVLTSSFRRQLDREHPPVQSAEPQGHAANSSKPNRTINADQHLRSILDHPLFSTVPHRPALRQTQNVQSGSSTEDPIVALDRAIASGVANINTLHDCLRRHRLQINGLPRAEMRARMKNSKIGHRIVSWFLSADDQLKAKFFRDQLALRSAMPYLVNGSHRNTLVRWLEEIRRQTPCISQLKEEFTNSPQFIILEAYVWAEYNYGDGIVPVLQFFLEACRTTTRENANGLPPYMLLIASRLVSWICSDSGAKAKNIPVQLFDDFSQIFEDAGAPSARIRTYFWKALLGLYHPINPNPDFALKHAESFSRIQPHTKRFSSGLLRLYLDAAQLCIQQEKYTQASRLMLIAKDILPDRRPSNSKDIPSEKGNQDVPSTVNDIHSSLLPT, from the coding sequence ATGAAGATCACCGCCCCCCAGTCATTCAAGCTCTTCTCTAAAATACACCCTCCCCTCCCTCGAACCCAACGAGAATCTCAACAGCTCCTCGCCGTTCTTACATCGTCATTCCGTCGCCAACTCGACCGCGAGCACCCCCCCGTGCAGTCGGCAGAACCACAAGGTCATGCCGCGAATTCCAGCAAACCCAACCGCACTATCAACGCAGATCAGCATTTGAGATCCATCCTTGACCACCCGTTGTTCAGTACCGTTCCGCACCGACCGGCATTAAGGCAGACGCAAAATGTTCAGTCGGGGTCATCAACAGAAGACCCTATCGTGGCATTGGATCGTGCCATAGCCTCTGGAGTTGCCAATATTAATACCCTCCATGACTGCCTCCGTCGGCATCGTCTCCAAATTAACGGTCTCCCACGAGCGGAAATGCGCGCTAGAATGAAGAATTCAAAAATTGGTCATAGAATTGTTTCATGGTTTTTATCTGCCGATGACCAGCTGAAGGCCAAATTTTTTCGGGATCAGCTTGCTCTCCGATCCGCAATGCCCTATTTAGTCAATGGATCCCATCGGAACACGTTGGTGAGGTGGTTAGAAGAAATTCGCCGTCAAACACCATGCATCTCTCAATTAAAGGAAGAGTTCACAAACTCACCCCAGTTTATTATCCTCGAAGCATACGTCTGGGCTGAATACAACTATGGTGATGGCATTGTCCCCGTTTTACAATTTTTCTTGGAAGCCTGCCGTACCACAACTCGCGAGAACGCCAATGGCCTCCCGCCTTACATGTTACTCATTGCTTCTCGCCTTGTCTCTTGGATATGTTCGGATTCCGGGGCAAAGGCCAAAAACATCCCTGTCCAGCTGTTCGATGATTTCAGCCAGATATTTGAAGATGCAGGGGCGCCATCCGCCAGGATCAGGACATATTTTTGGAAAGCGCTTCTAGGCCTTTATCATCCTATCAATCCAAATCCCGATTTTGCATTAAAACATGCAGAGTCTTTTTCTCGTATCCAACCGCACACGAAACGCTTTTCTTCGGGACTCTTGCGGCTGTATCTTGACGCCGCTCAGCTTTGTATTCAGCAGGAAAAATACACCCAAGCATCAAGACTTATGTTAATTGCAAAGGACATTTTGCCAGATCGGAGACCTTCCAACTCCAAGGATATTCCATCTGAAAAGGGCAATCAAGATGTCCCTTCAACGGTCAACGATATACACAGCAGCTTGCTCCCTACCTGA
- a CDS encoding uncharacterized protein (EggNog:ENOG410PWTE~COG:F), with amino-acid sequence MSAEAVNGGPVAQPVPARDAQENKEATPQPEKPIEVNGDAAQPEEKEKATEGEKAIGEKREHDESGTAKEGKATSEGPPEKKQKVETEKQPDGEAKPASPNRENVDAANGMKKRGPGRPKKGEAKKQQKTPTPRSTDGIGSRTRSRTKA; translated from the exons ATGTCAGCCGAAGCTGTCAACGGAGGCCCGGTGGCCCAGCCCG TCCCCGCCAGGGATGCCCAAGAAAACAAGGAGGCAACCCCGCAGCCCGAAAAGCCCATCGAAGTGAACGGTGACGCGGCACAGCCtgaggagaaagagaaggcAACTGAAGGAGAAAAGGCAATCGGCGAAAAGCGCGAACATGATGAATCTGGAACCGCCAAAGAAGGCAAAGCGACGTCTGAAGGGCCTCCTGAAAAGAAACAGAAGGTTGAAACGGAGAAGCAACCTGATGGAGAGGCAAAACCGGCATCTCCAAACAGAGAGAACGTCGATGCGGCAAACGGCATGAAGAAGAGGGGACCTGGCCGTCCTAAGAAGGGCGAAGCGAAGAAACAACAGAAGACTCCGACACCACGAAGCACCGATGGCATTGGAAGCAGAACCCGGAGCCGAACCAAGGCCTGA
- a CDS encoding uncharacterized protein (EggNog:ENOG410PFRG~COG:O~TransMembrane:1 (i7-27o)~MEROPS:MER0005855~BUSCO:4941at33183), whose product MPEKPATIAAYAAGASLAAITLFYVFGPNFTIDGDESTISSRKKGIVGLSNPANDCFINSVLQALAGLGELRVYLIRELHRRDLEGKEIYESLPDDEDVPRGRTPESVRQMQLAPVTRALKEMLDKLNERPIYRKTISARGFIQALEFAFRTRISRSQQDAHEFLQVVAERLCDEYHAGVKARKRGGALLGVPPVVDGSSKSVELDAEKLHMSLPNGMDVDSADSLMAGTPLKEAVKQDVGFPLEGMLESQVECQFCHYKYKPNQTSFVNVTLQVPQKSTTTLSACFDGLLKTEYIDDFRCDKCQLIYTLDLKTMALQNATSRREMKAIEDEISLLKHAIDEDPEVPLEGVVMPDAKSIPRRKIARHMRVTKFPTVLAIHLSRSIFDQSSSTKNAAKVSFPERLPLGGILNQNWYRLLGIVCHKGSHHSGHYESFRRNHVYAPFSTPDAFRSYAQSRAASENPSAMPSPRIHTLHKACDADLSHLNISDSSSASVSSSSLPVPSPSLNQRRPLTPTSTDRPPSVSSNNRIPPRSLPAPVPSTRLETSSKGQNHKSGYGDASLFRRKKRQQERWWRISDEKVKECKISDVLGMQREVYLLFYEMERPGEEPSVA is encoded by the coding sequence ATGCCGGAAAAACCCGCAACGATAGCAGCTTATGCTGCGGGGGCTTCCCTCGCGGCGATTACCCTCTTCTACGTTTTCGGGCCGAATTTCACGATTGATGGCGACGAGTCGACGATTAGTAGCAGAAAAAAGGGCATTGTCGGGCTGTCCAATCCCGCGAATGACTGCTTCATCAACTCCGTCCTCCAGGCGCTTGCGGGCTTGGGAGAGTTACGAGTATACTTGATAAGGGAGTTACATCGAAGGGACCTCGAAGGGAAGGAAATATATGAGAGCTTGCCCGATGACGAAGATGTGCCCAGAGGGCGGACGCCGGAGAGCGTCAGGCAGATGCAGCTGGCGCCCGTAACGAGGGCGCTTAAAGAGATGTTGGACAAGCTGAATGAAAGGCCGATCTATCGCAAAACTATCTCCGCCCGCGGATTTATACAGGCGTTGGAATTCGCGTTTCGAACACGGATTAGTCGGAGCCAACAAGATGCGCACGAGTTTTTGCAGGTTGTAGCCGAGCGACTGTGCGACGAGTATCACGCCGGGGTAAAAGCTCGAAAAAGAGGTGGTGCACTCCTTGGTGTGCCTCCGGTGGTGGATGGGTCATCGAAATCGGTTGAATTAGATGCAGAGAAGCTGCACATGTCTCTGCCCAACGGTATGGACGTTGATTCTGCAGATTCGTTGATGGCCGGCACCCCATTGAAAGAAGCAGTCAAGCAGGACGTTGGGTTTCCTCTAGAAGGTATGCTTGAGTCGCAGGTGGAATGCCAATTCTGTCATTATAAATACAAACCGAACCAAACCTCCTTTGTCAACGTTACGTTGCAAGTGCCCCAGAAGAGCACCACCACTCTTAGTGCGTGCTTTGATGGGCTTCTAAAGACCGAGTACATTGATGATTTTCGATGCGACAAATGCCAGTTAATATATACGCTTGATCTCAAAACGATGGCGCTGCAAAATGCAACTTCTCGGCGAGAAATGAAAGCAATAGAAGACGAGATATCGCTCCTCAAACATGCAATTGACGAGGACCCGGAGGTACCGTTAGAAGGAGTTGTGATGCCTGATGCTAAGAGTATACCACGACGGAAGATAGCACGGCATATGAGGGTCACTAAGTTTCCAACAGTCCTTGCTATTCATTTATCGAGGTCTATATTTGACCAGAGTTCGTCGACGAAAAACGCGGCCAAGGTTTCGTTTCCGGAACGCCTGCCACTGGGCGGGATTCTTAACCAAAACTGGTACAGATTGTTAGGAATTGTCTGCCACAAAGGGAGCCATCATAGTGGACACTATGAATCTTTCCGACGGAACCACGTCTATGCACCTTTTTCGACGCCGGATGCCTTTAGGTCCTATGCTCAAAGCCGAGCTGCGAGTGAAAACCCCTCAGCCATGCCCAGTCCAAGAATCCACACTCTCCATAAGGCGTGCGATGCGGACTTAAGTCATCTCAATATCTCCGACTCATCTTCAGCTTCCGTCTCCAGTTCTTCTTTACCAGTGCCATCGCCATCCCTGAACCAAAGGAGGCCACTTACACCAACCTCCACGGACCGACCACCCTCTGTCTCTTCGAATAACAGGATACCACCTAGATCATTGCCAGCGCCCGTACCCTCAACCAGACTCGAAACGAGCTCTAAGGGACAGAACCACAAGTCAGGGTACGGCGACGCGTCGTTATTCCGACGAAAAAAGCGCCAGCAGGAACGTTGGTGGCGGATCAGCGATGAAAAGGTAAAGGAGTGCAAAATAAGTGACGTTTTAGGGATGCAGCGAGAAGTATACCTATTATTCTATGAAATGGAACGACCTGGCGAGGAACCATCCGTGGCATGA
- the FBA1_1 gene encoding Fructose-bisphosphate aldolase 1, variant 2 (EggNog:ENOG410PGPF~COG:G~BUSCO:8558at33183), with translation MGVVDVLSRKSGVIVGDDVLRLFEYAQQNNFAIPAVNVTSSSTAVAALEAARDKKAPIILQMSQGGAAYFAGKGVTNTNQEASIAGAVAGAHYIRSVAPIYGIPVVLHTDHCAKKLLPWLDGMLDADEKYFKEHGEPLFSSHMIDLSEETVEWNIETTAKYLKRAAPMKQWLEMEIGITGGEEDGVNNESVDNAALYTQPEDILNIYNTLSPISPYFSIAAGFGNVHGVYKPGNVRLHPELLKKHQAYVKEKTGSQKDKPVFLVFHGGSGSSKEEYKEAISYGVVKVNMDTDMQYAYMSGVRDYVLKKKDYLMTAVGNPDGDDKPNKKYFDPRVWVRDGEKQMSLRTQVALDDFNATNQL, from the exons ATGGGTGTTGTTGACGTTCTCTCTCGCAAGTCCGGTGTCATCGTCGGCGATGACGTCTTGAGACTCTTCGAGTATGCCCAGCAGAACAACTTCGCCATCCCCGCAGTT AATGTGACATCCTCCTCAACCGCTGTGGCCGCACTCGAGGCTGCCCGCGACAAGAAGGCCCCCATCATCCTCCAGATGTCCCAAGGCGGGGCCGCCTACTTCGCCGGAAAG GGTGTCACCAACACCAACCAGGAAGCTTCCATTGCCGGTGCCGTTGCTGGAGCCCACTACATCCGCAGCGTTGCGCCGATCTACGGCATTCCCGTCGTCCTCCACACCGACCACTGCGCCAAGAAGCTTCTCCCATGGCTCGATGGTATGTTGGATGCAGATGAGAAGTACTTCAAAGAGCACGGTGAGCCGTTGTTCTCCAGCCATATGATTGATCTCTCCGAGGAGACCGTCGAGTGGAACATTGAAACCACCGCCAAGTACCTTAAGCGTGCTGCCCCAATGAAGCAGTGGCTCGAGATG GAAATTGGTATCACTGGTGGTGAGGAGGATGGTGTTAACAACGAGAGTGTCGACAACGCTGCTCTCTACACCCAGCCCGAGGATATCTTGAACATCTACAACACTCTTTCTCCCATCAGCCCATACTTCTCCATCGCCGCTGGTTTCGGAAACGTCCACGGTGTCTACAAGCCCGGAAACGTCCGGTTGCACCCTGAGCTCCTCAAGAAGCACCAGGCTTATGTCAAGGAGAAGACCGGCTCCCAGAAGGACAAGCCAGTTTTCCTCGTCTTCCACGGTGGCTCTGGTTCCTCCAAGGAAGAGTACAAGGAGGCCATCAGCTATGGCGTCGTCAAGGTCAATATGGACACTGATATGCAATACGCATACATGTCGGGTGTCCGCGACTATGTTCTCAAGAAGAAGGACTACCTGATGACCGCTGTCGGCAATCCCGATGGCGACGATAAACCAAACAAGAAATACTTCGATCCCCGTGTGTGGGTCCGTGACGGAGAGAAGCAGATGTCCCTCCGAACCCAGGTGGCTCTCGATGACTTCAACGCCACCAACCAGCTGTAA
- a CDS encoding uncharacterized protein (EggNog:ENOG410PRR5), which yields MLQNVLLVAEQPLTVTHRASSRVITCTTHVVELGDYDVSSAGPIQVTDEVSSLRVLSYSISGQENHFRDGVRARDGRCVITGVLNQLAPFGRWNAFKAAHVFPLQHESIWIDQGYGRRVTNMANEVGVSQINSTQNGLLLKSDVHDLFDSYMLSINPDDGYKIISFGPDILGVDGRILDPICRNPNDSNRVSDELLRWHFRQAVLANMKGAGDPVFESDFPPGTDMIADIRKGPSSQQRFEMEMASRLQGFSREGQV from the exons ATGCTCCAAAATGTGCTTCTAGTTGCAGAACAGCCGTTAACTGTCACACACCGAGCTTCAAGTCGAGTCATCACCTGTACTACACATGTGGTTGAGCTTGGAGATTATGATGTCTCCTCTGCAG GGCCCATTCAAGTGACGGATGAAGTTTCTTCTTTGCGAGTCCTGAGCTACTCCATTTCAGGCCAAGAGAATCACTTCCGGGATGGGGTCCGCGCAAGGGATGGAAGATGTGTCATTACTGGAGTACTCAACCAGCTCGCACCGTTTGGCAGGTGGAATGCATTCAAGGCTGCACATGTGTTCCCCCTGCAGCATGAAAGTATATGGATTGATCAAGGCTACGGCCGTAGGGTTACAAATATGGCAAATGAGGTTGGAGTGTCACAGATAAACTCAACGCAGAACGGATTGCTGCTAAAAAGTGATGTCCATGATCTTTTTGATTCATATATGCTTTCAATAAACCCTGAT GACGGATACAAAATCATATCATTTGGCCCAGATATTCTTGGCGTTGATGGAAGGATACTCGACCCAATTTGTCGCAACCCGAATGATAGTAATCGTGTGTCTGATGAATTACTGCGATGGCATTTTCGGCAAGCTGTGCTTGCTAACATGAAGGGCGCAGGGGACCCTGTTTTTGAGTCTGATTTTCCCCCTGGCACTGACATGATAGCAGATATCCGCAAGGGCCCATCTAGCCAGCAAAGGTTTGAAATGGAAATGGCGTCAAGACTACAAGGCTTCTCAAGGGAAGGCCAGGTCTGA